In Rhizophagus irregularis chromosome 19, complete sequence, the following are encoded in one genomic region:
- a CDS encoding Serine hydroxymethyltransferase cytosolic variant 2, with translation MLKRLLRRPTLQQSLKTNHGLSSLLSRGYASSAAQKEYLNKHLSEIDPEVFDIIEKEKKRQRESIVLIPSENFTSRAVIEALGSIMQNKYSEGYPGARYYGGNEFIDQAEILCQKRALEAFNLKDSEWGVNVQPLSGSPANLYVYNAILKPHERLMGLDLPHGGHLSHGYQTDTKKISAVSSYFETLPYRLNEKTGIIDYDALEASAVLYRPKVIIAGASAYPRNYDYARMKQITEKVNAYLIADIAHISGLISAGVLPSPFEFADIVTTTTHKSLRGPRGALIFYRKGVRKVDKKGKEILYDLENPINQSVFPGHQGGPHNHTITALAVALKQAKSPIFKEYQQQVLKNSLSFAEAFKKMGYNLVSGGTDTHLLLVDLKSKNIDGARVERVLELANIAANKNTVPGDKSAFIPGGLRVGTPAMTTRGLNESDFEKIAEFIDRGVKLTVDIKKKVTGTKLLDFKEHLGDHGSSEPLIKDLKDEVINFAKKFPTIGFDESEMKYA, from the exons ATGTTAAAAAGACTGTTACGTAGACCTACGCTTCAACAATCTCTAAAAACTAACCATGGTTTATCAAGTCTTTTATCT AGAGGCTATGCTTCTAGCGCAGCTCAAAAGGag tatttgaaTAAACATTTGTCGGAAATTGACCCAGAAGTTTTCGACAtcatagaaaaagaaaaaaagcgaCAACGCGAGAGTATAGTACTTATTCCATCAGAG aATTTCACGTCACGCGCGGTTATAGAAGCTTTAGGCTCTATTATGCAAAATAAGTATTCGGAAGGATATCCGGGTGCAAG atattatgGTGGAAATGAATTCATTGATCAGGCAGAAATTCTGTGTCAGAAGCGAGCTTTAGAAGCTTTTAATTTGAAAGATTCTGAATGGGGTGTAAATGTTCAGCCTCTATCAG gATCACCGGCCAATTTATATGTGTACAATGCTATATTAAAGCCTCATGAACGGTTGATGGGATTGGATTTACCACATGGTGGaca ctTATCACATGGATATCAAACAGATACTAAGAAAATTTCAGCAGTTTCATCCTACTTTGAGACTTTACCATATCGGTTAAATGAAAAAACGGGGATAATAGATTATGATGCCCTCGAAGCTTCGGCGGTATTATATCGACCAAAGGTTATTATTGCTGGTGCTAGCGCATACCCAAGAAATTATGATTATGCACGAATGAAGCAAATTACAGAAAAAGTGAATGCATATTTAATTGCAGATATAGCTCATATTAGCG gTTTAATTTCTGCTGGGGTTCTTCCTTCGCCATTTGAATTCGCCGATATCGTCACAACTACAACGCATAAGTCTCTTAGAGGTCCACGTGGAGCATTAATATTTTACAGGAAAGGTGTACGTAAGGTTGATAAGAAAGGAAAAG AAATCTTGTATGATCTTGAAAATCCTATCAACCAATCTGTATTTCCCGGACATCAGGGTGGGCCACATAATCACACTATCACTGCACTCGCCGTAGCACTCAAGCAAGCTAAATCTCCAATTTTCAAAGAATACCAACAGCAAGTATTAAAGAATAGTCTTTCATTCGCCGAAGCATTTAAGAAAATGGGATATAATTTAGTTTCGGGTGGTACAGATACACATCTGTTGTTAGTGGATTTAAAGTCAAAA aatatcGATGGCGCGCGTGTGGAACGAGTCCTTGAATTGGCAAATATTGCGGCTAATAAGAATACAGTTCCTGGTGATAAGAGTGCCTTTATACCAGGAGGATTACGTGTTGGTACACCAGCCATGACAACACGTGGTCTTAATGAATctgattttgaaaaaattgcaGAATTCATTGATCGTGGTGTCAAATTAACTgttgatataaaaaagaaagttacgg GGACCAAACTCCTAGATTTTAAAGAGCATTTGGGTGATCATGGTTCCAGTGAACCActtattaaagatttaaaggatgaagtaataaattttgcaaaaaaatttcctactATTGGTTTTGATGAAAGTGAAATGAAATATGCATAA
- a CDS encoding Serine hydroxymethyltransferase cytosolic yields the protein MLKRLLRRPTLQQSLKTNHGLSSLLSRGYASSAAQKEYLNKHLSEIDPEVFDIIEKEKKRQRESIVLIPSENFTSRAVIEALGSIMQNKYSEGYPGARYYGGNEFIDQAEILCQKRALEAFNLKDSEWGVNVQPLSGSPANLYVYNAILKPHERLMGLDLPHGGHLSHGYQTDTKKISAVSSYFETLPYRLNEKTGIIDYDALEASAVLYRPKVIIAGASAYPRNYDYARMKQITEKVNAYLIADIAHISGLISAGVLPSPFEFADIVTTTTHKSLRGPRGALIFYRKGVRKVDKKGKVNPPYL from the exons ATGTTAAAAAGACTGTTACGTAGACCTACGCTTCAACAATCTCTAAAAACTAACCATGGTTTATCAAGTCTTTTATCT AGAGGCTATGCTTCTAGCGCAGCTCAAAAGGag tatttgaaTAAACATTTGTCGGAAATTGACCCAGAAGTTTTCGACAtcatagaaaaagaaaaaaagcgaCAACGCGAGAGTATAGTACTTATTCCATCAGAG aATTTCACGTCACGCGCGGTTATAGAAGCTTTAGGCTCTATTATGCAAAATAAGTATTCGGAAGGATATCCGGGTGCAAG atattatgGTGGAAATGAATTCATTGATCAGGCAGAAATTCTGTGTCAGAAGCGAGCTTTAGAAGCTTTTAATTTGAAAGATTCTGAATGGGGTGTAAATGTTCAGCCTCTATCAG gATCACCGGCCAATTTATATGTGTACAATGCTATATTAAAGCCTCATGAACGGTTGATGGGATTGGATTTACCACATGGTGGaca ctTATCACATGGATATCAAACAGATACTAAGAAAATTTCAGCAGTTTCATCCTACTTTGAGACTTTACCATATCGGTTAAATGAAAAAACGGGGATAATAGATTATGATGCCCTCGAAGCTTCGGCGGTATTATATCGACCAAAGGTTATTATTGCTGGTGCTAGCGCATACCCAAGAAATTATGATTATGCACGAATGAAGCAAATTACAGAAAAAGTGAATGCATATTTAATTGCAGATATAGCTCATATTAGCG gTTTAATTTCTGCTGGGGTTCTTCCTTCGCCATTTGAATTCGCCGATATCGTCACAACTACAACGCATAAGTCTCTTAGAGGTCCACGTGGAGCATTAATATTTTACAGGAAAGGTGTACGTAAGGTTGATAAGAAAGGAAAAG TAAATCCTCCCTATCTATAA